Proteins from a genomic interval of Capsicum annuum cultivar UCD-10X-F1 chromosome 4, UCD10Xv1.1, whole genome shotgun sequence:
- the LOC107869406 gene encoding 2-oxoglutarate and iron-dependent oxygenase domain-containing protein CP2, with product MSSLKGLQLIPSVEVEHHKVENYEELESKLEFSPLLYSSLERHLSSNLLNSSRDNKVQFMSDILLGYSPLSERIRTQKQNEYRQRIISNYQPLHSMLYTMKATNFFVPSFIKAISENSVESFRKIICEPYPGVLSFEMLQPRFCEMLLEEVENFEKWVRETKFRIMRPNAMSKFGAVLDDFGLQNMLQKFMEDFILPISRVAFTEVGGSTLDSHHGFVVEYGMDKGVDLGLHVDDAEVTLNVCLGKHFTGGDLFFQGVRCEKHMNTETRPEEVFNYPHVAGRAILHCGRHRHGARATTSGRRTNLLIWCRSSVFREMRKYQTDFSSWCAECKRDEEERMLQKLATLKISAVSSL from the exons ATGAGTTCATTGAAGGGGCTGCAACTGATTCCATCTGTAGAAGTAGAACATCACAAGGTGGAAAACTATGAGGAATTGGAGTCGAAATTGGAGTTCAGCCCTCTGTTATACAGTTCCCTCGAGCGACATCTTTCAAGCAACTTGCTCAATTCATCACGAGACAACAAAGTCCAATTCATGAGTGACATTCTCCTTGGTTACTCTCCTCTATCCGAGCGCATTCGC ACGCAGAAACAAAATGAATATAGGCAGAGGATCATATCAAACTATCAG CCTCTACACAGTATGCTATATACCATGAAGGCAACAAACTTCTTTGTGCCCTCATTCATTAAGGCAATCAGTGAGAACTCAGTGGAAAGCTTCAGAAAGATAATATGTGAACCCTATCCAGGGGTTCTAAGCTTTGAAATGCTTCAACCACGTTTTTGTGAGATGCTGTTGGAAGAG gtCGAAAACTTTGAAAAGTGGGTTCGTGAAACAAAATTTAGGATTATGCGTCCTAACGCAATGAGCAAATTTGGAGCTGTTCTTGATGACTTTGGCCTTCAAAATATGCTTCAGAAATTTATGGAAGATTTTATACTCCCCATTTCAAGAG TTGCTTTTACTGAAGTTGGTGGATCGACCCTCGATAGCCATCATGGTTTTGTCGTTGAGTATGGGATGGACAAAGGTGTTGACTTAG GTTTGCATGTTGATGATGCTGAAGTCACTTTGAATGTGTGCTTGGGAAAACATTTCACTGGTGGAGACTTGTTCTTCCAAGGTGTGCGTTGCGAGAAACATATGAACACTGAAACGCGACCAGAG gaggtGTTTAATTATCCTCATGTTGCTGGGCGTGCAATTCTTCATTGTGGTCGCCATAGACATGGTGCTAGAGCAACAACATCTGGGAGGAGGACCAACTTGTTGATATGGTGCAgaag ctCTGTGTTTAGAGAGATGAGGAAGTACCAAACGGATTTTTCTAGCTGGTGTGCTGAGTGCAAGCGTGACGAGGAAGAAAGAATGCTGCAAAAACTTGCAACGCTCAAAATTTCAGCTGTATCAtcattatga
- the LOC107866948 gene encoding low-temperature-induced cysteine proteinase — MSWLLPCLVLVLLIFQEPLCTCTSISDLFETWCQQHGKKYSSEQERVYRFKVFEENYAYIIEHNSKGNSSYTLGLNEYSDLTHHEFRETFLGLSSSANDFIRLKHGGLGSGTEAWSDVGDVDIPSSLDWREKGAVTNVKNQGSCGACWSFSATGAMEGINKIATGSLVSLSEQELIDCDRSYNQGCGGGLMDYAYQFVIKNGGIDTENDYPFREREGTCNRNKLQRHVVTIDGYTDIPQFDEDKLLKAVATQPVSVGICGSARAFQSYSKGIFTGPCSTSLDHAVLIVGYGSENGLDYWIIKNSWGTTWGINGYMHMLRNSGDRDGICGINKLASYPTKSSPNPPTPPAPSPSKCSMFTSCGPGETCCCGWKVLGVCFSWKCCALDSAVCCKDGRHCCPHDYPICDTRRNLCLKRMSNATMVQQPQKEAFTGKFGGLIYPF; from the exons ATGAGTTGGTTATTACCTTGTTTGGTTCTTGTTTTACTAATTTTTCAAGAACCATTATGCACTTGTACATCAATTTCTGATCTTTTTGAAACTTGGTGTCAGCAACATGGTAAAAAATATTCTTCAGAACAAGAAAGGGTGTATAGATTTAAGGTGTTTGAAGAAAATTATGCTTATATTATAGAGCATAATAGTAAGGGGAATTCCAGTTATACCCTTGGTCTGAATGAATATTCTGATCTTACTCATCATGAGTTTAGGGAGACTTTCTTGGGGTTGTCATCTTCTGCTAATGATTTCATTAGGTTGAAACATGGGGGTTTGGGTTCTGGAACTGAAGCTTGGAGTGATGTTGGTGATGTTGATATTCCTTCTTCTTTGGATTGGAGAGAAAAAGGAGCTGTTACTAATGTCAAAAATCAAGGGAGTTGTG GTGCTTGCTGGTCATTCTCTGCCACTGGTGCAATGGAAGGTATCAATAAGATTGCCACTGGATCTCTCGTAAGCCTCTCTGAGCAGGAGTTAATTGATTGTGACAGAAGTTATAATCAAGGCTGTGGTGGTGGATTGATGGATTATGCTTACCAATTTGTCATAAAGAATGGCGGTATTGACACAGAAAACGATTACCCTTTCAGAGAAAGGGAAGGAACATGCAACAGAAACAAG CTACAAAGACATGTTGTAACCATTGATGGATATACTGATATTCCTCAATTTGATGAGGACAAGCTTCTAAAGGCAGTGGCAACTCAACCTGTGAGTGTTGGGATATGCGGCAGTGCAAGAGCATTTCAATCATATTCAAAG GGAATATTCACTGGGCCGTGTTCTACATCTTTAGATCATGCCGTACTGATTGTGGGGTATGGTTCCGAAAATGGACTTGACTACTGGATTATAAAAAACTCGTGGGGAACAACCTGGGGAATAAATGGTTATATGCACATGTTGCGTAACAGTGGGGATCGAGATGGAATCTGTGGGATCAATAAGCTAGCTTCATATCCAACTAAGAGTAGCCCAAATCCACCAACTCCTCCAGCTCCTAGTCCATCCAAATGCAGTATGTTCACCTCATGTGGTCCAGGTGAAACCTGCTGCTGTGGTTGGAAGGTTCTTGGAGTATGCTTTTCTTGGAAATGTTGCGCATTGGATTCAGCAGTGTGTTGTAAAGATGGACGCCACTGTTGCCCACATGATTATCCAATTTGTGACACAAGGCGGAATCTTTGTTTAAAG CGTATGAGCAATGCTACTATGGTGCAACAGCCTCAGAAGGAAGCATTTACTGGGAAATTTGGAGGTCTTATTTACCCTTTCTAG
- the LOC107866949 gene encoding lon protease 2, whose translation MALPQILPSHKPYLNPNNFFLIPQSNYSQRNFPSQSILHRRRRCRSRSRSSIRCSASSFPEKHHTGNPKSDDVVELPLFPLPLVLFPGAILPLQIFEFRYRIMMHTLLQTDLRFGVIYSDSATGTADVGCVGEVVKHEKLVDDRFFLICKGQERFRVNKLVRSKPYLVAEVNWLEDRPSANGEDDVEGLANEVESYMKDVIRLSNRLNGKPEKEATDLRRNLFPTPFSFFVGSTFEGAPREQQALLELEDTAMRLKREKETLRNTLNYLSAASAVKDVFPSSS comes from the coding sequence ATGGCTTTGCCTCAAATCTTACCTTCTCACAAACCCTACTTAAACCCTAATAATTTCTTCTTAATCCCGCAGTCTAATTACTCTCAACGCAATTTTCCTTCTCAATCAATACTCCACCGCCGGCGCCGGTGCCGGAGCCGGAGCCGGAGTAGTATCCGATGCTCCGCCTCATCCTTCCCGGAGAAACACCACACCGGTAATCCAAAATCGGATGACGTTGTTGAGCTCCCTCTTTTCCCTCTCCCACTCGTACTCTTCCCAGGTGCTATTCTTCCTCTCCAAATCTTCGAGTTTCGTTATCGTATAATGATGCATACTCTCCTCCAGACTGACCTTCGTTTCGGAGTTATTTACTCCGACAGTGCCACGGGTACTGCTGATGTGGGATGTGTTGGCGAAGTTGTGAAACATGAAAAGCTAGTTGATGACAGGTTTTTTTTGATATGTAAAGGGCAAGAGCGATTCCGGGTGAATAAATTGGTGCGGTCTAAGCCGTATTTGGTTGCGGAGGTGAATTGGCTGGAAGACCGGCCATCGGCGAATGGAGAGGATGACGTGGAAGGTTTAGCGAATGAGGTTGAGAGTTATATGAAAGATGTGATTCGTTTATCGAATAGATTGAACGGGAAACCGGAGAAAGAAGCAACTGATTTGCGGAGGAATTTGTTTCCGACtcctttttccttctttgttGGGAGTACATTTGAAGGGGCGCCGAGGGAACAACAAGCGTTGCTCGAGTTGGAGGATACCGCGATGAGATTGAAGAGGGAGAAGGAGACTTTGAGGAATACTTTGAATTATCTTAGTGCTGCTTCTGCTGTCAAGGATGTGTTTCCGTCTTCTTCGTGA